The following coding sequences are from one Triticum dicoccoides isolate Atlit2015 ecotype Zavitan chromosome 4A, WEW_v2.0, whole genome shotgun sequence window:
- the LOC119288983 gene encoding jacalin-related lectin 3-like isoform X1 yields MARFNGATVFLIIIATVSVYSCAIIAGAALGRTLDSSATTKQTPSDRTLRVSVSFRGLAKDFAKELWGGNHREGRSGRALAGAGDATAVLSSPPASVSLSPRANRAAAADRESALQPMPVANYTQVNSRVRDDVHTRAAARPWSRHSNFSDEITDEKRPGGRGVIKVGPWGGSGGAPFYMRGGRGVSAPRVRSVTLQYTDNAIHSFYQSSDEPVVKLTLERAEGGGQSRARLTPYEQINFASDEQLIAVEGTYGHCSYVRAVVVTSLTFRTDKGRTYGPYGKETGTPFSIPAANGCIVGFWGRSGWLLDAIGVYIRPCQALMAA; encoded by the exons ATGGCGCGGTTCAACGGAGCCACTGTTTTCCTCATCATCATCGCCACCGTGTCCGTCTACAGCTGCGCCATCATCGCCGGCGCCGCACTCGGCCGAACACTGGACAGCTCCGCGACGACTAAGCAGACGCCGTCGGACAGGACCCTCCGCGTCAGCGTCAGCTTCAGAGGCCTCGCCAAGGACTTCGCAAAG GAGCTCTGGGGTGGTAATCACAGGGAAGGACGGTCAGGCAGAGCTCTCGCCGGTGCGGGTGACGCAACTGCGGTACTGTCATCACCCCCCGCGAGCGTCTCGCTCTCACCACGAGCCAACAGGGCGGCCGCGGCGGATCGCGAGTCAGCGCTGCAGCCCATGCCAGTTGCCAACTACACGCAAGTGAACAGCAGGGTCAGGGATGACGTCCACACAAGAGCAGCAGCGAGACCGTGGTCGAGGCACAGCAACTTCTCCGACGAGATCACTGACGAGAAAAGGCCGGGAGGAAGAGGAGTGATCAAGGTCGGGCCGTGGGGAGGATCCGGCGGGGCACCTTTCTACATGCGCGGCGGCCGCGGCGTGAGCGCCCCTCGCGTGCGCAGTGTCACCCTGCAGTACACCGACAACGCCATCCATTCCTTCTACCAAAGCTCAGACGAGCCCGTGGTGAAGCTGACGCTGGAACGAGCAGAAGGCGGTGGCCAAAGTAGAGCTCGTTTAACG CCCTACGAACAGATCAACTTTGCATCAGATGAGCAGCTCATCGCAGTAGAGGGGACTTATGGGCATTGCAGCTATGTTCGGGCAGTGGTTGTCACCTCGCTGACGTTCCGTACAGACAAGGGGAGAACATACGGGCCGTATGGCAAAGAGACCGGGACTCCCTTCTCCATCCCGGCCGCGAATGGATGCATCGTAGGCTTCTGGGGACGTTCCGGCTGGCTGCTTGACGCCATCGGTGTTTACATCAGGCCGTGCCAAGCTCTCATGGCAGCTTAA
- the LOC119288983 gene encoding uncharacterized protein LOC119288983 isoform X2: MARFNGATVFLIIIATVSVYSCAIIAGAALGRTLDSSATTKQTPSDRTLRVSVSFRGLAKDFAKELWGGNHREGRSGRALAGAGDATAVLSSPPASVSLSPRANRAAAADRESALQPMPVANYTQVNSRVRDDVHTRAAARPWSRHSNFSDEITDEKRPGGRGVIKVGPWGGSGGAPFYMRGGRGVSAPRVRSVTLQYTDNAIHSFYQSSDEPVVKLTLERAEGGGQSRARLTIDEFVMYEKRMP; the protein is encoded by the exons ATGGCGCGGTTCAACGGAGCCACTGTTTTCCTCATCATCATCGCCACCGTGTCCGTCTACAGCTGCGCCATCATCGCCGGCGCCGCACTCGGCCGAACACTGGACAGCTCCGCGACGACTAAGCAGACGCCGTCGGACAGGACCCTCCGCGTCAGCGTCAGCTTCAGAGGCCTCGCCAAGGACTTCGCAAAG GAGCTCTGGGGTGGTAATCACAGGGAAGGACGGTCAGGCAGAGCTCTCGCCGGTGCGGGTGACGCAACTGCGGTACTGTCATCACCCCCCGCGAGCGTCTCGCTCTCACCACGAGCCAACAGGGCGGCCGCGGCGGATCGCGAGTCAGCGCTGCAGCCCATGCCAGTTGCCAACTACACGCAAGTGAACAGCAGGGTCAGGGATGACGTCCACACAAGAGCAGCAGCGAGACCGTGGTCGAGGCACAGCAACTTCTCCGACGAGATCACTGACGAGAAAAGGCCGGGAGGAAGAGGAGTGATCAAGGTCGGGCCGTGGGGAGGATCCGGCGGGGCACCTTTCTACATGCGCGGCGGCCGCGGCGTGAGCGCCCCTCGCGTGCGCAGTGTCACCCTGCAGTACACCGACAACGCCATCCATTCCTTCTACCAAAGCTCAGACGAGCCCGTGGTGAAGCTGACGCTGGAACGAGCAGAAGGCGGTGGCCAAAGTAGAGCTCGTTTAACG ATTGATGAGTTCGTGATGTACGAAAAGAGAATGCCTTAG